ggaagaagcgcgtctgaaagagcgcatccaggatatccgagaccaaaacgaactgcttgagttccgcatcctggagctggaggtgggaagactcgcacaagcgtgttgaggccagagatgtgacggacggacggacggacggacggacggacggatgcatgcctctgcctttcaggagagggagtggcgctcccccgtcttgaagtttctgcaagtccgtttcccagacggcctcagccctttgcagatctactgcgaggccgacggcgtgagcgtacgtaaggcgtccctcgcaaccctaaccttaacctgaggtcccagaacaccttacattgctccttgcgcctttccccaggacatcgtcatcagtgatctgatgaagaagcgggacatcctgggcgataacgccgtaagtgtatgtcgaactccttatgttcgcactccacgagactcggcggctcaaatgtgacttttggaaggctttgcgctgaaagaaccttgttgacgctgtgcctttgggctcttgcagaatctcaccaacgaggagcaggtggtcgtgattcacgccaggacccttcccaccctagccgagaaggtaacgcgcacgtccacgcacgctctcgcattctgcttatgtgacagcagcctttcctcagtggttagaatacatcaaagtgaccaagtcagcacttcaacagaagatgttggacattgaaagtgagaaggtagacagacacgcgacatcagccaaggggaactcggggcaatgtgccccaacaattctgaccttgagctgtgctaggatatgttctgcaaccagaagggctacctggatgaagagttggacttcaggaagcgttccatggaccaggctcataaggtaagccgccctcaaatctcccgccggaccactgatggacgaggattgcggcccagaggatcatggagctggaggccatgttgtacgaggcgctaccgcagcgggactgccccgccacggacggcgaaaaagccagccacgctggcgtgaatgacgtgctgacggcggatcagagacaagagcttaggagcgccgtggaccaatggaagcgagccctgatgtgggagttgagggagcgcgacgcttgcatcctccaagagagaatggatctgctgcacagcgcgcaacaggtaagggcccaaagccagcccggcacttacttgcacgcttactggcttttgaaggctactttccatttgtccgtcctagaggaacaaagagctgaaagaattcatcgaagctcagaagagacaaatcaaacaattggaggagaagtttctgtttctctttctagtcttctccttggccttcattctgtggccctaacaccagctggtgagtgagctccagcggcaccgcactcgacacctccgatacactgccagccggtctcagacgttggcagacgctccgatgccgacgtataccccccgccacggtgacagaggcaccgcgtcacaccggcgctcatccaatcagaaggcaggaaaggcaaattcacatgcagggcactcttgaaccagaagagagcgccacaaaaaacggttgttgccccaaacgcgcactaaaaagggtcagaataacaagagtcccaccggccagccggggccacccgtccatccatttcttcagggggggaaaaaattggagtcaccggtgagtacattttgcatttagctctgcttttctgcttctgtcttcaagtgtgtggcatcctgcgaccaaagattcagccaaccccaaagcggttgacctcaacgtcccaccaccattcctaccagagcaggtgacgtgatgctttggacatccttccgtctcagatgcccaaaagtactctttgccacatctgcggcaatacggtgtcttttcaaaggtgcaaataaatccagcgtgggcggaacacgcacgtcttcggtttttcccgctttgtttgtgtgacagctgttgtgaaaattttacacaaataaagttgtatagtacaggtttggccaagccgcaactcccgaaccgcatgcggctcttttatgttcatatcaacatttgtgtgtgtgtgtgtgtgtgtaggtgtgtgtgtgtgtgtgtgtgtgtgtgggggggggggggggggggggggttgtgcgtgttggcttcacttgagttcaattttgtattttcgtcaaaagcgcatgtggtgaaattccacaaagtaggatgggcaaacacattccagtaaactattagtgtcaattgggctctcgaaatggcagggaaaagatgcacagcaaaacgaaaatatgtagatgaacacaggacgtttttatcagagtgggaaagtttctattttttgttgaacgtgatggcaaaccattctgcctgatacgtcagacctcagcgcatttcaaagattcaaatcttcagcgccatgcacttcagctcactccatgctaacattgatcaggcgtcgaacccgcaacatcatgcttaagaggtggacatgctaaccagtgcgccattatgtcaacgcataacaactgtaaatctactaaacaaaacagcggttgctatatgacatctgccgcgtgtggtcacgtgacagacgtcacgtgatgggcagaacttccgccggaattcaaatccgcggggagagttaacttgtttaaaagggagtgggcagaagaattatttaatttatttaaatctatttggagtgtgcgccattatgtcaatgcataacaactgtaagtctactaaacaaaacagcggttgctatatgacgtctgccacgtcgtggtcacgtgacgcggacgtgacgtcgacgcctactttacatcccaccgatcacaggacccctcggctgcataaccgcgcccccttcccaaccaatcggatttgctatacgcgaaaacttccgccaaaatttaaatccgtgggcgtggctcgcaacaggaagtaggaaaatggcgatgttgacaaagacacagcggatggtaacatacgactaacaagagaaatatttttattttctgcttgcaactggaccgtccagagcgtacacggtaagtacaactaatcgtttttaaaaaagaagtacttttgttgccctgaaaagcgagtgagtgtggcgtttggggggaacgtcgaatttcgacgattctttctggtcaacggttgtaaatgattgcgttgattaaaaaagaaaacttgatgtaactctacttttaactgccgtttcagataagcgggtattacgtcgcagtcatgtgccgcggatatgacgtaattggctgaacttccaccaaaattcaaatctgttggcgcgatggccgtgagccactgagcaacgacgaatatcaacagaaatatctttattttctgcttgcaactggaccgtctacagcgtacacggtaagtaacactcattgtgtttaaagagatttacgtttgtaatagcaacgtgtagctgaggcgctagcagaagtgtagccgcgttgcgttgtacgtgtgaatattggtccaggcgaaatgttaatgtttaatttcattcctttaggttccacggtgtttgttggctgcaagttttccactgcaagaagaggctcgtatcattgaccaggagcgagctacaatggtgagtagccataacatttatgttaaacacttcctatttcatgtctaacagtacttgatttaacaaataaccataaataaatacagtgtgggcactgaagttaacatatgtgattatactgcctaatctgtcaccgagtatattgttgcaaagtaatataagatccaaagttgtaattcagaatagttttcaaaagaaggccattagaattatatacaagtctgattaccctgaacataacaacaagctattaattaaatcacaaattcttcaattcaaagatttggtagattatcagaataataatgtctaacagtaattgatttaacacatcacgataagtagattgagtgtgggcactttcaagttaacatatgtgattatactgcctaatctgttacagagtatgttgttgccaagtaatgtagaatagatccaaagtagtaatccagaatagttttgaaaaggccattagaataataaacaaatctgattaccttgaacataatagttaagtgttgaatatgtcctatgaagtcaaaattgggcaccatcatgtggtgaaatttggaattgcatcacatccaattttgcctgggaacaaacagattaaataaatcttagtcttaaataagccactccttctcaaacaagtaaactctgcccattttgcgcagtagatgttctgttaatatctagtatttatacaaagtcataatttaaattgctttcaaccttaattcatcgcttcaaccaacattactcgctcttattaccaacttgtatcgatttaactaagcgtttaatacttcctatcaggtctcaagtcaagatttggcaaaatacaatttcagcaaatccaattttgccaggcaacaaaaagagattaaataaactaaataagtcttcttcccattaaatacatcagaaaagtctgtcttgtaaccagtcctcttcaaacaagtaaagtctgcccgttttgtgccgtagattttgtgtctatgcctagtatttatacaaaatcataatttaaacgacttcattccttcattcactttggaaatttggaattgcagcaaatcgaattttgccagggaacaaaaatagatcaattaaactaaataagtcttcttcccattaaataaattaaaaaagtctgtcttgtaaccagtccttttcaaacaagtaaagtctgcccattttgtgccgtagattttgtgtttatgcctagtatttatacaaaatcataatttaaaggatttcattccttcattcactttggaaatttggaattgcagcacatcaaattttgcctgggaagaaaagtagattaaataaatttaataagtcttactacttcccaataaataaattaaatacgtcttacttgttcccactccttttcaaaaaagtagtttaaaacgagggccatttactcaacctttaacctcaaccccgcacgtcacattgtgttgtatctgtgaatgttggttgtggccaaatgatagttttctttcattcgtttaggttccacggtgtttgttggctatatgttttccactgtcagaaggatgaaaatacaaagtacaacgcttggacgtgggcgacgacgtcaccggtgagtccttccttcctatttatttaccttctaggtgctagaggctaagtgttagaagctaagtgttagaggcaacacaatacgaacaacacaacacaatacgaacaactcaacacaatatgaacaactcaacacaatatgaacaacacaacaaaatacgaacaacacaacacaataccaacaacacaataccaacaacacaacacattacgaacaacacaacacaatacgaaacacaacgataccgcactgaacaacacgataccgcactgaacaacacgataccgcactgaacaacacgataccgcactgaacaacacgataccgcactgaacaacacgataccgcactgaacaacaccatgccgcactgaacaacaccatgccgcaccgaacaacaccatgccgcactgaacaacacaatgccgcactgaacaacaccatgccgcactgaacaacaccatgccgcactgaacaacaccatgccgcactgaacaacaccatgccgcactgaacaacaccatgccgcactgaacaacaccatgccgcactgaacaacaccatgccgcactgaacaacaccatgccgcactgaacaacaccatcccgcactgaacaacaccatcccgcactgaacaacaccatgccgcactgaacaacaccatgccgcactgaacaacaccatcccgcactgaacaacattatgccgcactgaacaacattataccgcactgaacaacattatgccgcactgaacaacattatgccgcactgaacaacattatgccgcactgaacaacaccatgccgcactgaacaacattatgccgcactgaacaacattatgccgcactgaacaacaccatgccgcactgaacaacaccatcccgcactgaacaacaccatcccgcactgaacaacaccatgccgcactgaacaacaccatgccgcactgaacaacaccatgccgcactgaacaacaccatgccgcactgaacaacaccatgccgcactgaacaacaccatgccgcaccgaacaacaccatgccgcaccgaacaacattatgccgcaccgaacaacattatgccgcactgaacaacattatgccgcactgaacaacattatgccgcacggaacaacattatgccgcactgaaaaacaccatgccgcactgaacaacaccatgccgcactgaacaacaccatgccgcactgaacaacaccatgccgcactgaacagcaccatgacgcactgaacagcaccatgccgcactgaacagcaccatgcgtcactgaacaacaccatgccgcactgaacaacaccatgccgcactgaacaacaccatgccgcattgaacaacaccatgccgcactgaacaacattacgccgcactgaacaacaccatgccgcacttaacaacaccatgccgcactgaacaacaccatgccgcactgaacaacaccatcccgcactgaacaacaccatcccgcactgaacaccatcccgcactgaacaacaccatcccgcactgaacaacaccatgccgcactgaacaacaccatgccgcactgaacaacaccatgccgcactgaacaacaccatcccgcactgaacaacaccatgccgcactgaacaacaccatgccgcactgaacaacaccatgccgcactgaacaacaccatgccgcactgaacaacattacgccgcactgaacaacaccatgccgcacttaacaacaccatgccgcacttaacaacaccatgccgcactgaacaacaccatgccgcactgaacaacaccatcccgcactgaacaccatcccgcactgaacaacaccatgccgcactgaacaacaccatgccgcactgaacaacaccatgccgaactgaacaccatcccgcactgaacaacaccatgccgcactgaacaacaccatgccgcactgaacaacaccatgccgaacaacaccatgccgcacttaacaacaccatgccgcactgaacaacaccatcccgcactgaacaacaccatcccgcactgaacaacaccatcccgcactgaacaacaccatcccgcactgaacaacaccatgccgcactgaacaacaccatgccgcactgaacaacaccatgccgcactgaacaacaccatgccaaactgaacaacaccatcccgcactgaacaacaccatcccgcactgaacaacaccatgccgcactgaactacaccatgccgcactgaactacaccatgccgcactgaactacaccatgccgcactgaactacaccatgccgcactgaacaacaccatgccgcactgaacaacacaatgccgcactgaacaacacaatgccgcactgaacaacaccatgccgcactgaacaacaccatgccgcactgaacaacaccatgccgcactgaacaacaccatgccgcactgaacaacaccatcccgcactgaacaacaccatgccgcactgaacaacaccatgccgcactgaacaacaccatgccgcactgaacaacattacgccgcactgaacaacattacgccgcactgaacaacaccatgccgcactgaacaacaccatgccgcactgaacaacaccatcccgcactgaacaacaccatcccgcactgaacaacaccatcccgcactgaacaccatcccgcactgaacaacaccatgccgcactgaacaacaccatgccgcactgaacaacaccatgccacactgaacaacaccatgccgcactgaacaacaccatcccgcactgaacaacaccatgccgcactgaacaacaccatgccgcactgaacaacaccatgccacactgaacaacaccatgccccactgaacaacattacgctgcactgaacaacaccatgccgcactgaacaacattatgccccactgaacaacattataccgcactgaacaacattatgccgcactgaacaacattatgccgcactgaacaacaccatgccgcactgaacaacattatgccgcactgaacaacattatgccgcactgaacaccatgccgcactgaacaacaccatcccgcactgaacaacaccatgccgcactgaacaacaccatgccgcactgaacaacaccatgccacactgaacaacacaatgccgcactgaacaacaccatgccgcactgaacaacaccatgccgcactgaacaacaccatgccgcactgaacaacaccatgccgcactgaacaacaccatgccgcactgaacaacaccatcccgcactgaacaacaccatgcagcactgaacaacattatgcagcactgaacaacattataccgcactgaacaacaccatcccgcactgaacaacaccatcccgcactgaacaccatcccgcactgaacaacaccatcccgcactgaacaacaccatgccgcactgaacaacaccatgccgcactgaacaacaccatgccgcactgaacaacaccatgccgcactgaacaacaccatcccgcactgaacaacaccatgccgcactgaacaacaccatgccgcactgaacaacaccatgccgcactgaacaacaccatgccccactgaacaacattacgccgcactgaacaacaccatgccgcacttaacaacaccatgccgcactgaacaacaccatgccgcactgaacaacaccatcccgcactgaacaacaccatcccgcactgaacaccatcccgcactgaacaacaccatgccgcactgaacaacaccatgccgcactgaacaacaccatgccacactgaacaacaccatgccgcactgaacaacaccatcccgcactgaacaacaccatgccgcactgaacaacaccatgccgcactgaacaacaccatgccacactgaacaacaccatgccccactgaacaacattacgctgcactgaacaacaccatgccgcacttaacaacaccatgccgcactgaacaacaccatgccgcactgaacaacaccatgccgcactgaacaacaccatcccgcactgaacaacaccatcccgcactgaacaccatcccgcactgaacaacaccatgccgcactgaacaacaccatgtcgcactgaacaacaccatgccgcacttaacaacaccatgccgcacttaacaacaccatcccgcactgaacatcaccatcccgcactgaacaacaccatcccgcactgaacaacaccatgccgcactgaacaacaccatcccgcactgaacaacaccatgccgcactgaacaacaccatgccgcactgaacaacaccatgccgcactgaacaacaccatcccgcactgaacaacaccatgccgcactgaacaacaccatgccccactgaacaacattataccgcactgaacaacattatgccgcactgaacaacattatgccgcactgaacaacaccatgccgcactgaacaacattatgccgcactgaacaacattatgccgcactgaacaccatgccgcactgaacaacaccatcccgcactgaacaacaccatgccgcactgaacaacaccatgccgcact
This portion of the Syngnathus scovelli strain Florida chromosome 3, RoL_Ssco_1.2, whole genome shotgun sequence genome encodes:
- the LOC125994452 gene encoding janus kinase and microtubule-interacting protein 3-like isoform X3, whose translation is MRDSQSDTVFLFYFYFNLLSLFWPLFWSHVLVWRHLLDKFGISALPIYSCEQSIFYHLHHLFPPCYMTVEMGHYQSRVADLESALKQQGQNVKWVEEKQLLRQSNQQLAEKVRRMEAEEARLKERIQDIRDQNELLEFRILELEEREWRSPVLKFLQVRFPDGLSPLQIYCEADGVSDIVISDLMKKRDILGDNANLTNEEQVVVIHARTLPTLAEKVTRTSTHALAFCLCDSSLSSVVRIHQSDQVSTSTEDVGH
- the LOC125994452 gene encoding janus kinase and microtubule-interacting protein 3-like isoform X2, which gives rise to MRDSQSDTVFLFYFYFNLLSLFWPLFWSHVLVWRHLLDKFGISALPIYSCEQSIFYHLHHLFPPCYMTVEMGHYQSRVADLESALKQQGQNVKWVEEKQLLRQSNQQLAEKVRRMEAEEARLKERIQDIRDQNELLEFRILELEEREWRSPVLKFLQVRFPDGLSPLQIYCEADGVSDIVISDLMKKRDILGDNANLTNEEQVVVIHARTLPTLAEKWLEYIKVTKSALQQKMLDIESEKDMFCNQKGYLDEELDFRKRSMDQAHKVSRPQISRRTTDGRGLRPRGSWSWRPCCTRRYRSGTAPPRTAKKPATLA
- the LOC125994452 gene encoding janus kinase and microtubule-interacting protein 3-like isoform X1 — protein: MRDSQSDTVFLFYFYFNLLSLFWPLFWSHVLVWRHLLDKFGISALPIYSCEQSIFYHLHHLFPPCYMTVEMGHYQSRVADLESALKQQGQNVKWVEEKQLLRQSNQQLAEKVRRMEAEEARLKERIQDIRDQNELLEFRILELEEREWRSPVLKFLQVRFPDGLSPLQIYCEADGVSDIVISDLMKKRDILGDNAVSNLTNEEQVVVIHARTLPTLAEKWLEYIKVTKSALQQKMLDIESEKDMFCNQKGYLDEELDFRKRSMDQAHKVSRPQISRRTTDGRGLRPRGSWSWRPCCTRRYRSGTAPPRTAKKPATLA
- the LOC125994452 gene encoding janus kinase and microtubule-interacting protein 3-like isoform X4, which produces MGHYQSRVADLESALKQQGQNVKWVEEKQLLRQSNQQLAEKVRRMEAEEARLKERIQDIRDQNELLEFRILELEEREWRSPVLKFLQVRFPDGLSPLQIYCEADGVSDIVISDLMKKRDILGDNAVSNLTNEEQVVVIHARTLPTLAEKWLEYIKVTKSALQQKMLDIESEKDMFCNQKGYLDEELDFRKRSMDQAHKVSRPQISRRTTDGRGLRPRGSWSWRPCCTRRYRSGTAPPRTAKKPATLA